Proteins co-encoded in one Methanobrevibacter gottschalkii DSM 11977 genomic window:
- a CDS encoding TrpB-like pyridoxal phosphate-dependent enzyme encodes MDYKITLNSNEVPKKWYNINADLPVELPMPKNSEGNDQISSLQKAFTKVGLEQEFSTERFIKIPKDVRKLYMQMGRPSPLFRATKLEEYLDTPAKIYYKREDTSPTGSHKLNSAIPQAYFAKKEGIERLTTETGAGQWGTALSLACNLLDLECTVYMVKVSFQQKPDRKSIMNIYNGNVFASPSENTKVGREILAQNPNHPGSLGVAISEAMEEALENEKVKYTLGSVLNHVMLHQTIIGQELKKQLEIAGEEPDIMIACAGGGSNFAGSLFPFIKDKIADKSDTQFIAVEPSACPTLTKGSYEYDFGDVNGFTPMLKMFTLGHDFVAPSVHAGGLRYHGMSPQVSLLTKEGYIEPRSAHQRDVFEAGITFARNEGVLPAPETTHAIKVAIDEALKCKQTGEEKTIVMNFSGHGMLDLKGYASYFEGSMPNSK; translated from the coding sequence ATGGATTATAAAATTACATTAAACTCTAATGAGGTACCAAAAAAATGGTACAATATTAACGCTGATTTGCCTGTCGAACTTCCAATGCCTAAAAACAGTGAAGGAAATGATCAAATTTCTTCTCTTCAGAAAGCATTTACAAAAGTAGGTTTGGAGCAAGAATTTTCAACTGAACGTTTCATAAAAATTCCAAAAGATGTTAGAAAACTTTACATGCAGATGGGAAGACCATCTCCCCTCTTTAGAGCAACAAAACTTGAAGAATATCTGGACACTCCGGCAAAAATATATTATAAACGTGAAGACACTTCCCCCACGGGGTCTCATAAATTAAATTCTGCAATTCCTCAAGCATATTTTGCTAAAAAAGAAGGTATTGAAAGATTAACTACAGAAACTGGTGCTGGTCAATGGGGCACTGCTTTATCTCTTGCATGTAACTTGCTTGATTTAGAATGCACTGTCTATATGGTTAAAGTTTCTTTCCAGCAAAAACCTGATAGAAAAAGTATCATGAATATTTATAATGGTAATGTATTTGCATCTCCAAGTGAAAATACTAAAGTTGGTCGTGAAATTCTAGCTCAAAATCCAAATCACCCTGGATCTTTAGGTGTAGCTATTTCTGAGGCTATGGAAGAAGCTTTAGAGAATGAAAAAGTTAAATATACTTTAGGAAGTGTATTGAATCATGTAATGCTACATCAGACAATTATCGGTCAAGAATTGAAAAAACAGTTGGAAATTGCAGGTGAAGAACCTGATATAATGATTGCTTGTGCTGGTGGTGGAAGTAACTTTGCTGGTTCATTATTCCCATTTATTAAAGATAAAATTGCGGATAAATCAGATACTCAATTTATTGCTGTTGAACCAAGTGCCTGTCCTACTTTAACTAAAGGAAGCTATGAATATGATTTTGGGGATGTAAATGGATTTACTCCAATGCTTAAAATGTTTACTTTAGGTCATGACTTCGTTGCACCTTCTGTACATGCAGGTGGATTAAGATATCATGGTATGTCTCCACAAGTATCTCTTTTAACTAAAGAAGGGTATATTGAACCTAGATCTGCTCATCAAAGAGATGTATTTGAGGCAGGAATTACATTTGCTCGTAATGAAGGAGTATTGCCTGCTCCTGAAACTACTCATGCAATTAAAGTTGCTATTGACGAAGCATTGAAATGTAAACAAACTGGTGAAGAAAAAACTATTGTCATGAACTTTTCAGGACATGGGATGTTAGATTTAAAAGGATATGCAAGTTATTTTGAAGGTTCAATGCCTAATTCTAAATAA